Genomic window (Croceicoccus sp. Ery15):
ACATATTCGCGCCGGCCATGCTTGCCCATGCGCGTCTCCATCAGCCGGCGCAGCGTTGTAAATACCTCGGGCAGGTCCCAGCCCTGCAATGGTGCGGCCTGATCGAGGGCATTGATCTTCTGTTCGATCAGGGGAAGGTAATGGATCGGATCGAAGATCACATCCTCGCGCTCGTAGCTGCGCACATGGCGGGCAATGATCTCGCCCCGGCAACCGATCACCACCTCGTCGACATAGCCCCTGATCCACACCTCCTGGTGGCCGAAGCGCACCGGCACCGAGTAATCGTTGGTCCGGTAACGCACCAGCGCCTGCGATGAGACCTGGCCGCTGGTCTGGTCACAGGCCTCGAAGGGGGAAGCCGGCAGTTCCTGCATCGCCGCCAGATCGCGCCGCAGCCTCTCGCCAATCGTCTCACTCTCGCCCCGCAGCCGGTCGTTCTGCCGTTTGCGGCATTGCTCCTCGAGCCACAGGTTGAACGCCTCCCATGTCGGGAACCGGGGGATCGGCACCATGAAGTTGCGCCGGCAATAGCCGACAAGGCCTTCAACGCCGCCCTTATCGTTACCCTTGCCGGGGCGGCCGTAACGATCACGGATCAGGTAGTGCGACAGGAAGGCGCTGAACAGCCTCGCGCGCAGCCGCGTCCCGTCAGGCAGGATCTTCGAGACCAGGCAGCGGTCGTTGTCGTAGACGATCGACAGCGGCACCGCGCCGAAGAACGCAAAGGCGTGGACATGGCCGTCCATCCAGGCCTCGGCAACGGCAGCCGGATAGGCGCGTACGTAGCAGGCGTCGCTGTGCGGCAGATCGAGCACGAAGAAGTGCGCCTTCTGCTCCACCCCGCCGATCTCGACCAGAGCTTCTCCAAAATCTGCCTGCCCATGGCCGGGTGCGTGTGCCAGCGGCACGAACATCTCCCGGCTGCGCTGATCCCGATCCCGGATGTAATCCTTGATGATCGTGTAGCCTCCGGTGAAGCCATGCTCTTCGCGAAGGCGATCGAACACACGCTTCGCCGTATGGCGCTGCTTGCGCGGGACCGACCGGTCCCCATCCAGCCAGCCGTCGATGATCGGTATGAACGCTTCCAGCTTCGGTCGCCGCACCGGGGCGCTGCGACGGTAACCGGGCGGCTCGGAATACGACAGCATCTTGCGGACCGTGTCGCGCGATATGTTGAAATGCTTCGCTGCCGCCCGGGCGCTCATGCCGCCCGCGCAGGCAAGACGAACCTTCAGGTAAAGTTCCACGGTGTAAATCCCTCATCCCTCCTCGCCAGCATCGCGAAAAGGGAAAAAGTGGACGACTTTTACGCCGCCCGCAGCAGCACTTCGCCGCCGCTACCGTGGTCTAATTTTGCACCGCCGTTCTCACCAATGGTCGTTGCATCGTTGAGGGATCTACATCGCCAAGTTGGTAGGACCTGAAAGAAAGGGTACCTGGACCTACTGGATACTCGTGCAGGTTATTGCCCAATCTGTCTCTGATCTTTTGATAGACCTGCTCCGGGCAGACGAAAAACAGGCCTTTGGAGCACCGCGCCTCTCGACGCAGGACATGTCCCTTGTAGATCAGCTGAGGAAGAATGCGCTTGTTCACATTCTCCCAATTCATGCCAGACTTACTCCAGCCATCGAAGGTCTCTCCAGCGAAATAGGCGTCTGATTGATCCCTATAATTGCCCGTCGTGTCTATCGTTTGAACCTCCACGGCGGTAAATTCTTGGAGCTCGCCATCGGCATCGATGCGGGCCAATATCCAGTCAACGTAATATGCGCCACTCTTCGCCCCATCGGCTCGTTTAGGGCGAGGAAGGGGGAGTTCGCCTCCCCATCCTTTTCCAAAGGCAATGACCTCAGAACCGGTCAGCGACTCCGATCCTTTTCTTGCCCTTCCTTCAGCGGCGGTAATGAGTTCGATCTGCTGGCCGAAGACTTCGGCGGCTACTTCACGAAGCACGCGATAGTTCTCCGCATACAGACGATTTGGACAGCAGATTATTGGTTCACTTGTCGTCTGCCGAACGGAGCAGGCGCCGTGGTTTGGCTTAATGCAGGGGCTAACCGTGTAGGGGCATTGCTTTCCGGAAATGTATCCTGACGCAAGTGGCGAGAGTGGTGGAAATCCAAAAAACTCAACAATCTTCAGTGCCATCGCGCGGGTCCCCTCTGCAGACCCTTATCGCAAGATTTCGCGGCGCGAAAGGCGCGGGAATTTCGTTCGTCGCGTGTGGGTGAGGTCGCGGAGAAATTGCTCAACCACGGACCGAGTTGATTGCATGCTCGTGAATGCTATTTGGTCCCCATTCCGGAACAATGAGCAAAATCCAGGGCCAATCCGGAACAAAAGCTCTCTATAAGATGCGGCGCTCGGTTGTCGCGCGCCGCCGCCTATCCCACTTGAAATTCAACAATTTTCGGCGGGATTCTTTCAGGCAAATTTCCTGGTCACTAACGCGCACTTGAGAATGGGCTTGACCCAGCACACCGTACGCAGCGGTAGCTGCATAGGATGGCAAAAAAGCGCGAAGTAACAGAAGCATCGCTAGTCCGAAGGGGCGAGCAATCAGGTGGTAGCCAAGGCGCAGGAGTATCCCGTCGCTGGACCTGCGCATCCCACCATTGTGGGCACCGGGATGGAAGGCTATCGCTTAACCTACTATGCCAGCGCGTCTTTCCGCAATCTTTGTGATGCTTCTTTGGGCGTCCTGCTATCCGCTCATAACGGTCGGTCTCGATAGCGCGCCCCATCTCACCTTCGCCGTGCTGCGCGCGGTTCTTGCAGGCACCACGTTACTGGCGGTCGGTATCATTCTAAGAAAGCCCTTTCCGCGCGATGGAAGCATCTGGGGATGGATCATTCTTGCCGGTCTCGGCATGACGGGGCTGGGTTACTACGGGATGTTCCATGCTGCGGAGTTCGTTTCGCCCGGCCTTGCAACCGTCATCGCCAACAGCCAACCCCTCATCGCGGCAGGCCTTGCCTTTCTTTTTCTCCGTGAGCGCCTGTCTTCCAAGGGCTGGATCGGGTTATGGCTCGGCTTTGCGGGAATCCTCATCATTGCTGGCCCGCGAATTCTCCAAGGTCCGCTGGCGCTCTCAACCGGCTTTGCATATGTGCTGCTTGCGGCCTTCGGCGTTGCCGTGGGCAACATCGCCATCAAGAAGCTCTCGGGGCGCGCCGACGCAGCGATCGCCATGGGCCTTCAACTCCTCATCGGCGCTGTCCCGCTCGCGTTTCTGGCTTTGCTTACCGAAGATCAGGGCCAAATCGACTGGTCGCCGGTTTTCATCGCGAGCCTGCTTGGGTTGGCGATCCCAGGTACAGCCCTCGCATTCTGGCTGTGGCAATATACGCTCGGCAAAATCGAACTCTCGAAGGCTAATGTATTCAGCTTCCTGGTGCCCGTTTTCGGTTTAACGATCGGCGCTGCCTTCTTCGGTGAAAGGCTTACACCCCTGATCATCATGGGCACAGCAATTGCAACCGCGGGCGTATGGCTGACGACCATAAAGTCATCGAGTGACGTTCAGCCGAAAGCGAAAGGAGCGAGGGACGGGCGCGCATAAGGGATGCTCTTCGTGAAAAAATCAGGTGGCGATGGGCTGCAGCAAAGGGCGGGCGATGACTTCGTTGGCGGATGCTAAAGCTAAAACTCCTCAAGCGCGCTCGAAAGCCTGGGCAAACGCGTCGCCAGGGCCGCAGCTATGCAGTCATGAACAGGTTCGGCGAAGTCCACCGGCATCGCTTCGCGCGCTACCGTCGGCGCATCACGTGCGCGGTCCATCAGTTCGTTGATGGCTGCACGCATGAGGCCTTTGCCAAGCCCCGCTGACTTGCCCGACTGGACAAAATGCCGACCGGTCACCTCGTTCAGCCGGTAGTGACGGTTGGTGCCTGCGGACATCGCGAGCCGGAACCTGTTCTGCGCAATCTGGTCGGAGTCGACGGCCGGTTGGGCCGAGAGCACATCGTAGAAGGGGGTCAGGCTGTAGCGTCCGCCGGGCTTCAGGAAGATACTGAAATTCTTGGCGTGCCAGTCCGTTGCACCAATGAGCCAGAAGAGGATCTGGCTCTTGAAAAAGGCGGCTGCGTCGGCTTGCGGATCGTCAGCACCGCGCAACAGGCCGAAGATATCCTTCATGTTCGGGCCGCCATCGCTCTGATATTTGTGCGTGGGCGGATAGCCGAGTGCTTGGCAGCAGTCCTCTTGCGGCAGACGCAGGATTTGCTTGGCGTTGCGCCAGTGCCTGTCGAACCGTTCGACGACGAGAACTCGGCGCTGGCCGACGGTCGCGATCTCTGTCGCTGCGACCGACAGGCCGAACGCCTTCATCAGCGTCATGCAATAGTGCTCGTTGTCGACGCTGTTCGACATGTCGATCATCCCGTCGGCGATGGGTATCTGTCCAAGTTGCGGCTTCAGGATGTGAGTTGTCGGGGTCACACCGGCCGGTCGGTGCCATTTCCCATCGATTCGAAGCAGGGCCGTCTTCTCCTGCGCGCCGGCAACCGAGATCCTGAATTCCTGTTTCCGATCGACGCCAAGTGGAGCCCGTGCGAGATCGGCGAGAAGGGCCTCGACTTCGGTGTCGCTGACCGGTTCGCTTTCGATGTCGGTACTCTGCGCCTGATCTGCGCCTTCGGGCAGGAACTGCATGGCACCGACGCAGTCGCGTCCGATGGCTTCGAGTAGGCTGTAGAAGTCGGTGCCCTGAGCGCCCATGCGCTCGGCTACGCGGCGGCGTACTGCATCCCTGTCCGGGAGAAGATTGTCGAACACGGCGATGACCGGAGCGCCACGATAGGCCGCCGGGGTCAGAGGCAGCGAGAGCGACGCTGCGAAGCGGTGCTCCCAGGCCAGCCACTCTTCGGAATACCGGAAACTGATTGCACCGCTCGCCGCCTTTTCGAGGCGGCCGACCTGCCTGCCGTTGATAAGTACATCGAGGGGCGCATGGGTCTTTTTGCGCGCCATTTAGAAGACGTCCTCAATTGAGGCGCCGTCCTGCTGACGCGGCACGATCTGAAGATCGAGGCCGAGGACTGCGATGACACTGATGAGCGTGTCGAGCTTTGTTCCTTCGCTTCCGTTCTCTATTGCCGAGATGGTTTTCTGCTGCGTCCCGGCGAGTCTGGCGAGCTCGGTTTGGGTCAGGCCCTTGCCGAGGCGATGGGTCTGGATCACGGCTCCGAGTTGACTGGGAAGCCTGACGATCTGGCGCATAGCATACCTCCACGCTCCACTATACCGCCAAGGGTATAAAATGGCAATATACCTTTTGGGGAATAAATCGCCCTTATTCCCTGGGGGGTATGCTGCATCCGATCGCCACGAGAGATCCATCAATGGTGCCGGCCAGGCGAACCTCGCGTAGGAGAGAGGCGTCTTGAACAGGATGATCCGACCCGTGTCGGCGAGTCAGGAACCGGACTTTCGTTTCCCCCTAAGCCATCCGATCCTTGGTAGCCTGTTGGCCAGCAGAACAAATCCCGAAAGGGCAATGAACGTACCTGCGATACCAAACAGGAGAAGCCACCAGCTGTTGATGCGGTCGCGCTGTGTCCAGTCCATGATGTGAAGGCCCCAGATGAAATCGAAGAGCCGCCAGGTATCGCTTCGCGCTGACAGGACCGTTCCGCTCGAGGCGTCGATATAGACGCGCGTCGCGTCGCGATCGTCATAGGTGATCTGCCAGGCCGGGAAGGGGCCCCTGAATTCGGTCCCGACGTCGCGTTCGACAAGCCGCGCGCCGGCGACCGAAGTCTCCGGGCCTATCCAGGCGCGGCGAGCGATCGCGCGCGCTGTCGCGGCCGAAATGGGGGACAACAAGCGTCCGCTATGCGGATCATGCAGCGTGACGCCGCCATCCGCTCGCCGCACTTCGGTCACCACCTTGCCGTCGAGAGCACGTGTGGCAACCGAAACCACATCATCTTGCCTTTCCAGCCATTCGGGTAACTCGGCCCCGGCAGGCAATATTTGCGCAGCGCGGGACACGATATGCTCCGAGCGTACCTCCTCCAGATCGAGAAAGGACATCAAGGCACCGGTGCCCATCCACAGCAGAACTTGCGCCCCGATCAGGAGCGCCAACCACTTGTGGAGCTTGCTGCTAAAGACATGCAAGCGCAGTTTGAGGGACCGCGAGGCCAACTGTCTCGCCGCTCCGTAGCGGGTCAGGGCCGCCGCGGCGCGCGCGAGGAGGAGTGGTACTGCACGATCTTCCAGCCCGATTCATCGTGCGAAAGGACCGAGGTCGCGACCCCGTCACGCTCGATCACGCGCCCGTCCTCGAGCTCGATCCGGTAGCCGTAGGTTTCGTAGCCATAGGCCATATGGCCCTTACGGGTCATCGTCAGCGTCGGGTCGGTGAAAGTAAAGCTCGTGATCGCATCGAGCTCGGGTCCGAGATGGTGCTCCATGTAATTGGCGAAACTCCCCTCGGACTTGCCGTTCTCGAAGATCGCGGAGGCTTCCGCGAACAGGGCCGACATGCCTTCGGCATCGCGCGACACCAATGCGGCGCGATAAGCCTCGAGAATATCTTCAGCGCCCGACACATCTTCGCTGGCCGAACCTGTCTTGTCGGAATGATGTGTCCCATGTCCGGAATGGTCCATGTCCTGCGCCGCAGCCGGCACTGGCGCCGCAGCAATAGCTAGCGCAACTACCGGCACTCGCAATAAAGTGTTCATCATGTCAGTTTCTTCTCCCTTGACCTAAAACCAGAACCTCACGCCGACGACGTAGTTCGTTACGCTGGGGTCCTCGCCGTCGGCCCTTGCGAAATCGCGGCTGTTGCCGATCTTCCATTCCTGGTCGATGCCGATATAGGGCGCGAATTCGCGCGCGAATTCGTAGCGCAGGCGAATGCCGACCTCGATCGTATCGATCCCCGAGCCGATCCCGAGTTCGGGAATGTCCTGTGCTGACAGCGCGATTTCGGCGCGCGGCTGCACGATCAGACGCTGTGTGATGAACTGATCGATTTCACCTTCAATTCGTGCGGTAAGATCGCCCTTGTTCGACAGAAATGCTGCTGCATCGACCTCGAACTCATAGGGAACGAGCCCTTGGATGCCCACAACCGCATGGGTGCGTTCAGGCCCAGTAAAATCCTGACGCACGCCCGCCTGAAAATCGAAGAAAGGCGCAATGGCACGGCTCCAAAGCGCCTGCACTTCGGCGCTTTCAATGGTCTCGCCGAAGCTGCCTTCGCCTTCGGATTTGAACCAGAACTTGTTGTAGTCACCGCCATAATAACCCTGGACGTCCCACAAATAGCCGTCGTCGCCCTCGCGCAGGCGGTATTCGAGCCGGTCACCCTGAAACCAGAATACCGGCGTTCCGCTCACTTCCTTGGTGACGGCCGCCCGAGACGCAGCCATTTCCTCTGCGCCGACAAAGGCATCGGCGGCAAAGGCGGGGCCCTGTAGCGCTTCAGGCGGGGGAGGGCCTTCCGGGATCGCCATATGGTCGGCGGATGCTCCATGGCCCATCGCGGAATGATCCATTTGCGACATGCCGCCCTCATCCTCCTTGCCGGTCATGGGCATCGCGCCATGCTGGGCTGCCCCATGATCCATGTTCGAATGATCCATAACCTCCGGGTTCTCAACCTCCTCCTGAGGATGCTGCGTCCGGGAGTGATCCATCTGAGGTTGATCCGGCGCATGGTGATCGTGCGCCTCGCTCGCAGCCTCGTCGTCTTGAGCAGCTTGCCCGGCCTGGCTCTGCGGTTCGGCAGCCTGCGTGCCGTGATCATGCTGCTGTGCCCAGACTGCGCTCGGAAGTGCCAGCAGGGGGAGGGCGATCATCATGGTCGCGCGCTTCATTAGCCTTCTCCTCCCTCGAGCGGTCGGACAGTCACCACCTGAAACATTCCGTTATGCATGTGGTAAAAGAGGTGACAGTGAAAGGCCCAGTCGCCCCGTTCATTGGCGGTGAGGTCAAATTGCGCGCTGCCGCCTGGCTGGACCGTCAGCGTATGTTTGAGCGGCTGACGGTCGGCCGGAGCCCCGTTCACGAGTTCGAAGAAGTGTCCGTGCAAATGGATCGGATGCGCCATCATGGTGTTGTTGATCAGCTTGACGCGCACGCGCTCGTTATAAGCAAATTGAATCGGCTCGGTGATCTCGTCGAACTTCTTCCCATCGAACGACCACATATACCGCTCCATGTTGCCGGTAAGATGGATCGTCTTGAGCCGGCTCGGACGCCGGTTGTCGGTATTGGGCTTTGCGGCGACGAGCTGGTTGTAGTTGAGCACGCGGTGGCTCACATCGTCGAGCCCGAGGCCAGGAAAATCCATCCGGTCGATAGGGTTCATGGCAACCGAGTCGATCCCTGGACCAACTTTCACATTGGGTGGAAGCAGTGATGTGTCGCGCATGTTCATGCCCGACATTCCGGCCATCCCCGCCATGCCAGCCATTTCTGCGTCGCCGCTGGAACCATGATCCATTCCGGTCATGCTGGCCGCGCCTTGATCCATGCCCGCCGCGGCACCGGCCGAAGCTGCACCGTGCCCCGCATGCCCCTCTCCAGCAGCGCCTGCGCTATCGCCGTGCCCGGCCATGCCCATATCGGTCATGGTGAGAAGCGGCGGTTTGCGCAGAGGCGGGACGCTGGTCCGGGCGCCGGGGCGACTGGCAAGTGTCGCCACGCCCATGCCCGAGCGATCAATCGCCTCGGCGACGAGCGAATAGGCCTCGCCGCGCGGCTCGACGATCACGTCGTAGGTTTCAGCAACACCGATCTGGAACTCGTCGGTCTCGACCGGCTGTACGTTTTGGCCATCGGCCTGAACCACGGTCATCGGCAGGCCAGGGATGCGGATATTGAAATAGGTCATCGCGGCGCCGTTGATAAAGCGCAGGCGGACCCTCTCTCCCGGCTGGAAAAGGTATTCGAGATCGTCTTCCGGCCCGTGACCATTGATGAGGAAGGTGTAGGTCGCGCCGCTCACGTCGGAGATGTCGGTCGGCATCATCCGCATGCGCGCCCACATTCGGCGCTCTTCGCCGCTCATGTCGTAGTCGTCGGTCCAGGTGGTTTTGCCATAGTTGAAGTAGCCCTCGGCGACCTTGAGTTTCTTCATGATCGAATAGGGACTCATGGTCGACCAGTCGGACAGCATGACAACATAGTCGCGGTCGTATTCATATGGTTCGGGCTCGATCGGGTCGACGATCAGGGGGCCGTAATGGCCAAGCGGCTCCTGCAGCGTATGCGCGTGCCACCAATAGGTGCCCGACTGGCGGATGGGAAACTGGTAACGATAGGTATCGCCCGGCTCAACAGCCGCCATGCTCACCCCGGGTACACCGTCCATAAGGAAGGGTACGAGCAATCCGTGCCAGTGAATGGAAGTGCCATGCGAACTCCGATTGAGGAGGTCGACCGTCAGGTTCTGGCCTTCCTTGAGGCGCACCAAGGGACCTGGGATCGTGCCATTCACGGCAACACCCGGCCCGCGGCGCGAGCCAGTGGTGAAGGTCGTGTCGGCGACGCTCATTGTAAGATGTTCGCCGGACAGAACGTCGCTCCCGCGGCGCGCGATCGTGCCATCGAGACCTCCGCGTGCCCACGCGGGCATTGCACCGGCAAGGCCAAGCATTCCGACCCCGCTTGCGCTAGACCCCAGAAATTTACGGCGATTGATCGCGACCATCGAAAGCTCCTGTATGAACGATACACCCTCAACTACGAAGGGCCCGGTTCTACCCCTCAAAAATTTTCCAGGCGGTCGCGCAATTTTTGCCGGGCACGATAGATGCGGGTCTCGATTGCCTTTTCCGACACGCCGAGAAGTTCGGCGGCTTCCGCCTGGCTGCGTCCGTCGATACTGACCAATATGAGCGCTTCGCGAAGACGGATCGGAAGACGCTCGATTTGCTCCAGGAGCATTCGCAATTCCTGGCGCTGCATCGCGATCTCTTGCGGATCGGGGCTGTCGTCAACAATCGCCAGTGTTTCAGATTCCGCGCCCAATCCGAAAAAGCGCGCCGTTTTGCGTTTGCGCAGCCTGTCGCGGCATTTGTTGAGCACGACTGTTGTCAAAAAAGGGCCAACAGGACGGTCCGGGTCGAGGCGGTGCCGGGCGACCCAGACCGAAGCAAGCCCGTCCTGAACAGCGTCTTCGGCCTGATGCGGAGACGCAAGCATGCGTGTCGCCAAAGCAATAAGCCGCGCTATATGGGGTTCGACCAGCGTCCCATATGCTGCCTTGCTGCCCCTGCGGGCATCTTCGACCAGGGCGGTCTCGGACCGGCTTTGCGCCTGCGTCACGGAAGCCTAATTACGCGAATTGCTGGTGAGCGCCTCGGAGACCTTCCGATCGAACAGGCGCTGCTGCTCGGGCTCGAGTGTCTCGCGCATGTCGAAGACGTGTTGGACCGTGGCTTTCTGCAATTCGCCCATCCGTCCATGCACATCGTCAATCGCCGCGCTCACTTCGGGGCCATATTCGTGCTCGTCGGCCATCGCCCGAGCGAGCCTCGCATTTGCCGCGCGCAGCGATGACTCAAGTTCAGCACGCTCGACGGCGAAGCGGGCTTCCAGGGTCTCGAGGCGCGCGTTCTGGTCTTCGGTCAAAACCAGTTCCTCGTGCACGAACTGGTGCAGGCTGCCATTGTCTTCGTGGCTGAGCCAGCGATCAGCCGCGATCGCCCCCAAACATCCCGCGAGCCCGGCAAGAAGAACGGCAAGCAGGAGGCGTCCGTTCGTCAAAGTCTAGCTCCCGACATGCAGGAGAGCGGCGGGAGAAAGGTGCTCGTTCGACGCAAAATCATTATAGGCGGAACTCGCAGTTGAGCCCTGATTGTAGGGCATGATGGTCGTGCCGAAGCCTGCTCCAAGGCCGATGACGAACAGGCTGCAAAAGAGCGCGGCACGCCGGCGGCGATCGGCAACCTCGCCAAGCTGTCCGGCGCGCTGCCAGACACCATCCATGAAGTCTGACGGGTCATGCACAATATCATGCGCGGCCAGCTGTTTGAGCGAAGCATCGAGGGAAGGATAATCTGACATAGGCAACCTCTAACTATTGTAACTCCTTTACGCCACAGCCCGCCGAAGCCCTCAAAAAAATATTTGAGGGGTATGATATTCTCGCGCGTATCAAGGCATATGAGCATATTCACCCGCCTTGGCCTCGCCGCCCTCTTCGCAGCCTTTCTGCTTTCGGCACCCTTGCACGCGCATGAAGGGCATCAGGACAATATGTCCGACGCTGAAATGCTGGCGATGGAGGAGGGTATGGCCATGCCGGACGACGCCCATGCCGGCGAGCTTGCGCCGCCCGGGGAAGAGATGGACAGGCCGAACGCGCAGCAGTCCATGTCGCCTGAAGACATGATGCAGCAGAAAATCACGGAAAACCGCCTGACCTCGGCAGAGGACCTTCTGTCGCGCCTTCATCCGGTCGCGGCGCATTTCCCGATTGCGCTTCTCCTCGTCGCCGCACTCGCCGAACTCGCCTTGATGGTGCGCCCGACCTTGGGGCTTGAGACGACGATCCGGTTTCTCGTAGCCGGCGGCGCGATCGGGGCGGTCGTTGCGGCTTTGCTCGGATGGTTTGCGGGTGGATGGCGACTGCTGGACCGGTCGGAAAATCTCGCCATTCACCGCTGGAACGGCACGACGATTGCCATATTGAGCCTCCTCGCCTGGTGGGTTGCTGCGCGCGGAAAGGGGAGAGGCGCGCTGCGCCTGCTTCTGGCGCTGATCGCTGCGGCGCTCATCGTACAAGGCTATTTCGGCGGGGAGATGGTGCACGGGCCCAATCATATGGGCATCATGTAGGTGGGACGGGTAGCCGCTCCTCAAGGCGACCGAGCCTTCACGCCAGCCCTTGCCAAAGCCTGGCTGACCCCGGTCTATGACCTCACCAACGCCTTGTTTACGCGTGAGCGGACATGGCGGCGCGCGGTTGTCCGCGCCGCCAATCTTGCGCCCGGCGATCATCTTATCGATGTTGGGTGCGGAACCGGCACCTTGCTTCGCGATCTCATGATCAGCTGTCCGCAGGCGGGTCTCGCCGGCGTTGAGCCCGATCCGGCAGCACTGGCCATCGCGCGTCGCAAGTTTGGCGCCGGGGCGGATCTGATCCGTTGGCACAATGGCTTTCTCGATACCCTCGACCTGACCGCGCGATGGCAGCCGAACAAGATCGTCAGCAGCCTCGTCTTTCATCAGGTTCCGCTGGGTGAAAAGCGGGCAATCCTGGAGCAGATGCACGATCTGCTCCAGCCCGGAGGCATGGTGCTGATTGCCGACTATATGGCTCAGGACTCCGCCCTTATGCGCAAGCTTTTCCGCGCCACGGTGCAGCAGCTCGACGGTGTCGAAGACACGCAGCCCAATGCCGACGGTATCCTGGAGCGGCAGCTTGCCGAAATTTTCACCGACGCCGAAAGGCTTCACGTCTTCCCGACCGCCACCGGAGCGATATCGCTCTGGCACGGCTACAAGAAAGGTCCCCATACATGACCCGCACGTTTGCGCGAAAGCGCTTTCGCAACTCGTTCGCCGCAACAGCCCTCCTGGTAATTGCCGCCTGTTCGAACGTTGCCCAGGCGGCCACCTACACGATGTATCGCGATCCCGGCTG
Coding sequences:
- the istA gene encoding IS21 family transposase, with amino-acid sequence MELYLKVRLACAGGMSARAAAKHFNISRDTVRKMLSYSEPPGYRRSAPVRRPKLEAFIPIIDGWLDGDRSVPRKQRHTAKRVFDRLREEHGFTGGYTIIKDYIRDRDQRSREMFVPLAHAPGHGQADFGEALVEIGGVEQKAHFFVLDLPHSDACYVRAYPAAVAEAWMDGHVHAFAFFGAVPLSIVYDNDRCLVSKILPDGTRLRARLFSAFLSHYLIRDRYGRPGKGNDKGGVEGLVGYCRRNFMVPIPRFPTWEAFNLWLEEQCRKRQNDRLRGESETIGERLRRDLAAMQELPASPFEACDQTSGQVSSQALVRYRTNDYSVPVRFGHQEVWIRGYVDEVVIGCRGEIIARHVRSYEREDVIFDPIHYLPLIEQKINALDQAAPLQGWDLPEVFTTLRRLMETRMGKHGRREYVQVLRLLESFALADLHGAVKQALDMGAIGFDAVKHLLLCRVERRPPRLDMAIYPYLPRARVETTSARSYMRLLTGGAAA
- a CDS encoding DMT family transporter produces the protein MPARLSAIFVMLLWASCYPLITVGLDSAPHLTFAVLRAVLAGTTLLAVGIILRKPFPRDGSIWGWIILAGLGMTGLGYYGMFHAAEFVSPGLATVIANSQPLIAAGLAFLFLRERLSSKGWIGLWLGFAGILIIAGPRILQGPLALSTGFAYVLLAAFGVAVGNIAIKKLSGRADAAIAMGLQLLIGAVPLAFLALLTEDQGQIDWSPVFIASLLGLAIPGTALAFWLWQYTLGKIELSKANVFSFLVPVFGLTIGAAFFGERLTPLIIMGTAIATAGVWLTTIKSSSDVQPKAKGARDGRA
- a CDS encoding nuclear transport factor 2 family protein gives rise to the protein MDHSGHGTHHSDKTGSASEDVSGAEDILEAYRAALVSRDAEGMSALFAEASAIFENGKSEGSFANYMEHHLGPELDAITSFTFTDPTLTMTRKGHMAYGYETYGYRIELEDGRVIERDGVATSVLSHDESGWKIVQYHSSSRAPRRP
- a CDS encoding helix-turn-helix domain-containing protein, with amino-acid sequence MRQIVRLPSQLGAVIQTHRLGKGLTQTELARLAGTQQKTISAIENGSEGTKLDTLISVIAVLGLDLQIVPRQQDGASIEDVF
- a CDS encoding copper resistance protein B — encoded protein: MKRATMMIALPLLALPSAVWAQQHDHGTQAAEPQSQAGQAAQDDEAASEAHDHHAPDQPQMDHSRTQHPQEEVENPEVMDHSNMDHGAAQHGAMPMTGKEDEGGMSQMDHSAMGHGASADHMAIPEGPPPPEALQGPAFAADAFVGAEEMAASRAAVTKEVSGTPVFWFQGDRLEYRLREGDDGYLWDVQGYYGGDYNKFWFKSEGEGSFGETIESAEVQALWSRAIAPFFDFQAGVRQDFTGPERTHAVVGIQGLVPYEFEVDAAAFLSNKGDLTARIEGEIDQFITQRLIVQPRAEIALSAQDIPELGIGSGIDTIEVGIRLRYEFAREFAPYIGIDQEWKIGNSRDFARADGEDPSVTNYVVGVRFWF
- a CDS encoding NotI family restriction endonuclease → MALKIVEFFGFPPLSPLASGYISGKQCPYTVSPCIKPNHGACSVRQTTSEPIICCPNRLYAENYRVLREVAAEVFGQQIELITAAEGRARKGSESLTGSEVIAFGKGWGGELPLPRPKRADGAKSGAYYVDWILARIDADGELQEFTAVEVQTIDTTGNYRDQSDAYFAGETFDGWSKSGMNWENVNKRILPQLIYKGHVLRREARCSKGLFFVCPEQVYQKIRDRLGNNLHEYPVGPGTLSFRSYQLGDVDPSTMQRPLVRTAVQN
- a CDS encoding PepSY domain-containing protein — encoded protein: MASRSLKLRLHVFSSKLHKWLALLIGAQVLLWMGTGALMSFLDLEEVRSEHIVSRAAQILPAGAELPEWLERQDDVVSVATRALDGKVVTEVRRADGGVTLHDPHSGRLLSPISAATARAIARRAWIGPETSVAGARLVERDVGTEFRGPFPAWQITYDDRDATRVYIDASSGTVLSARSDTWRLFDFIWGLHIMDWTQRDRINSWWLLLFGIAGTFIALSGFVLLANRLPRIGWLRGKRKSGS
- a CDS encoding type II toxin-antitoxin system HipA family toxin; amino-acid sequence: MARKKTHAPLDVLINGRQVGRLEKAASGAISFRYSEEWLAWEHRFAASLSLPLTPAAYRGAPVIAVFDNLLPDRDAVRRRVAERMGAQGTDFYSLLEAIGRDCVGAMQFLPEGADQAQSTDIESEPVSDTEVEALLADLARAPLGVDRKQEFRISVAGAQEKTALLRIDGKWHRPAGVTPTTHILKPQLGQIPIADGMIDMSNSVDNEHYCMTLMKAFGLSVAATEIATVGQRRVLVVERFDRHWRNAKQILRLPQEDCCQALGYPPTHKYQSDGGPNMKDIFGLLRGADDPQADAAAFFKSQILFWLIGATDWHAKNFSIFLKPGGRYSLTPFYDVLSAQPAVDSDQIAQNRFRLAMSAGTNRHYRLNEVTGRHFVQSGKSAGLGKGLMRAAINELMDRARDAPTVAREAMPVDFAEPVHDCIAAALATRLPRLSSALEEF